The genomic segment TGTCTCGGCTTCGCTCGGTTTCTTTCCGAAGTTTAATTTTCCGGAATGGCTCCCAAACAAGGGCTGGGGAGGCGGAGCTGCCGGCACCGGATTTTCGCCTTTTTTGGAAAGTCCCGGAGAACCGGAATTCCTCCCCTACCCGGAGGCCGCACCGCAGCTGGGACCCGCTCGCTCTCCCACAGTGGCCTGGGCTGGACTCGCAGCGAGCCCCATCCCTGCCGGACACTGAGCTCTGGATCAGGGCTTCGGCTCGGTCCGCACGCCCCAGACCCCCGTGGATCCTCGCGGGCTGGAAGCCGGGAGTCGCGAGCCCGGAGGAGCCCGCGCCGCCAAGCCCCTGTGCAAATCGGCCATGTGACGGCAAAAGCTGCCTGGCCCAGCCCTGTTCCTCAGTCCATATATGGGCAGTGACGTCACGGGCATTGAGGACCTGCCCATAAATACTTAGAGCAACACTTTCCGTCTAACCGAGAGAGCAGCAATTGATTAATAGCTCGGCGAGGGGACACACTGACTGTTATAGTAACACTACACCAGCAACTCCTGGCTTCCCAGCCGGAACACAGGAGAGAGTCAGTGGCAAATAGCCATTTTGCTTCTTGAAAAAACAGCaacttgtttgcttgttttatttccgttggatttttttttggaagggggtTGTTGCCTTTTAAGTGTGGAGGGCAAAAGGAGATACCAACCTAGGCTCAGTCCAATCCCTCTCCAAAACGGCTTCTCTGACACTTCAGGTAGCGAGGGAGTTGGGTCTCCAGGTTGTGCGAGGAGCAAATGATGACCGCCAAGGCCGTAGACAAAATCCCAGTAACTCTAAGTGGTTTTGTGCACCAGCTGTCTGACAACATCTACCCGGTGGAGGACCTCGCCGCCACGTCGGTGACCATCTTCCCCAATGCCGAACTGGGTGGTCCCTTTGACCAGATGAACGGAGTGGCCGGAGGTAAGCCGCGTGCCCCTCTCGCGGGCCGGGACCCACGCAGCTCGGAAGTGGTGGGTGGGTTTTGGTGTGTGTGCAGGACCTGGCGGAGAGGGTTGGGGCGCGAGGTGGACGGTGTTGACTGAACTGGCTTTAAAGAATATAAGGAGGTGCCGGAGGTGTCCATGGGAGCGGGTACCCGGGCGTTGGAGCTGGGCGCGCGGGCAGATGCACCAGGTTGCCAGCGATCGGGCGGCGTGCGCCGCGGAGCGCCCAGCCCCCGGCCGGCGCAGGGATGAGAGTAAGAGAGATGCCCCACCAGGCTTCGGGATTTGTGTGGGTCTTTCGGCCGGCGGCAGCCCCCGGCCTCCCCTCTCTCGGGGTACAGGCAAAGTGACGGGAAAGTTCAGGGCTCTGGAGGAAAGCTGCGCGTCTGGAGAGTCGAGCGGAGGAAAAACACCAGAGGACAGCGTTCGCCGCTCCCTCCTGGGCAGAACCGACCCGGAGAAAATCTCGGAGTTCGCTCCCCGCGAGTCCTGAAGGATCGCCCCAACCTGCGCGCCGCTCGCGAAGTTGAGGGGGTTGGCCAGGCGCGGAGGAGGACGGGGGGAGGGCGGGCAGCTGCGGAAAGCTTACCCCTGGCTGCCGAGGGAGGCCCGCTGGGCACCGGCGCCTCCAGTTTCCTTGGCGATACGGTGGAAAGTGGTCTCCCTGCAGTCCCCGCGTCTTCTCGAAGCCTTGCCACTGGCTTTTGGCTGTGGCGAGGACACGCGGGTATCGGGCAAGGCTGAGAAGGTTGCGTGGGAAAGGAGACCTGTAGACTCCTATCTCAGAGCCAGATTCCCTCCAGCAGTCGTCAACTGAAGCGCagcgggagagggagggaaggaaagcaccTGGGATGGGGAGCAGCCGAGAAATCATGACACCCTTCTTGGGCTCCCCTCTCAGGCTGGCACCTTCGAGGCACTGGCTGGGATCAGTCTCCTGGGTGATGTCTGACACAGCAGTGGGGCCCCCCAggcaaaagagagggagagaagttaACAGGCAGATGGGGAAATTTTAATATTGTTGTTGCTATTATTGGGTGTTTTATTGGGGACTGGAACTACAGATGGCTGTATGTGGGGGTTGGAAGTAGCTCATCCTGCTTTCCTGGAGGTAGTTTGAGTCCCAAAGTGTCACTGGTTGCCACAGTGGGATCTTGGGTTAGCCTCTTCTTGCTGTCGTTGGGCCACAATTCCTCCAACTGTTAGACTCTGTCCCAGCTCTACAGGGCTAGGATCCTGGGCCTTGGGATTGGACTTATGTGAgaggggggtgagaagggattcTTGGCTGCATTCTCATTGCTCCACCtccatttttcctttcccctttccagaTGGCATGATCAACATTGACATGACTGGAGAGAAGAGGTCCTTGGATCTCCCATATCATAGCAGCTTTGCTCCCGTCTCTGCACCCCGAAACCAAACCTTCACTTACATGGGCAAGTTCTCCATTGACCCCCAGTACCCTGGTGCCAGCTGCTACCCAGAAGGCATCATCAACATTGTGAGTGCAGGCATCCTGCAAGGGGTCACCTCCCCAGCTTCCACCACAGCCTCATCCAGCGTCACCTCTGCCTCCCCCAACCCACTGGCCACTGGACCCCTGGGTGTGTGCACCATGTCCCAGACCCAGCCTGATCTGGACCACCTCTACTCTCCACCACCGCCTCCTCCTTATTCTGGCTGTGCAGGAGACCTCTACCAGGACCCCTCGGCATTCCTGTCAGtagccaccacctccacctcctcttctctGGCCTACCCGCCACCTCCTTCCTACCCGTCCCCCAAGCCAGCCACGGACCCAGGTCTCTTCCCCATGATCCCAGACTATCCTGGATTTTTCccatcacagtgccagagagaccTACATGGTACAGCTGGCCCAGACCGCAAGCCCTTTCCCTGCCCTCTGGACTCCCTGCGAGTCCCCCCTCCACTCACTCCACTCTCCACCATCCGCAACTTTACCCTGGGGGGCCCAACTGCTGGGGCCACAGGGCCAGGGGCCAGTGGAGGCAGCGAGGGACCGCGGCTACCTGGCAGCAGCTCAGCAGCAGCTGCTGCCGCCGCCTATAACCCACATCATCTGCCGCTGCGGCCCATTCTGAGGCCTCGCAAGTACCCCAACAGGCCTAGCAAGACCCCAGTGCATGAGAGGCCCTACCCGTGCCCAGCAGAAGGCTGTGACCGGCGCTTCTCCCGCTCGGACGAGCTAACACGGCACATCCGAATCCACACTGGGCACAAGCCCTTCCAGTGTCGGATCTGCATGCGCAACTTCAGCCGCAGTGACCACCTCACTACCCATATCCGCACTCACACTGGCGAGAAGCCCTTTGCCTGTGATTACTGTGGCCGCAAGTTTGCCCGGAGTGACGAGAGGAAGCGCCACACCAAGATCCACCTGAGACAGAAGGAGCGCAAGAGCAGTGCCCCCTCCTCGTCGATGCCGGCCGCCTCCACTGCCTCTTGCACTGGGGGCGCTCCAGCCGGGGGAGCCCTATGCAGCAGCACCAGCGGCACTATTGGTGGAGGGTCCCTCGGCCCTTGCTCATCTCGGACCCGGACACCTTGAGATGAGACTCAGGCTGACATACCAACTCCTTAAGGCCCCAGAGGTCCTTCATCCACTTGTCCACTCGAGCTGCACGACAAACACTACCACCTTTCCTGCCCTTCCCTCATTTTGTTGGGCAAAGGGCCTTGGTGGAGCCTAGCACTGCCCCCCTTTCCACTTAGAAGCACGTCCTTCCTAAAACTTAGCTCACCTTAGTCTCTCTTAGGTGAGTTGACTATCACCCCAAGGTAATGGGAGGCTCAGAAAGGGGTTGGATGGGAGCCCCTGGTCTAGAGGGCTAAGGCCTGACCCTGCTTTAAAGGGTTGTTTGACTAGGTTTTGCTCCCCCTCTCTTATTTTGACTGGTTACAGGTTTTTGACTCTGGAGATCTGAGACTTTTTCTACAGTAGGTTGGGAGATGCTGATCCGTTCAGGTTGGGACAGCAAAAAGACAGAAGTGAAACTGTGTGCACTTTATGGCTTGGGACTGATTTGGGGGATGCTGTACAGTGAGTGAAGCATGGCCTTTATGCTGCATTCTGTGGCGCTAGAACAGTAAATCAAAGCTTATCTAGTCATCTCGACCCTTTAAGCAAATTTATTATAAACTCAGAGAACAGAAGTGCAATGTGATGGGAGGGACATAGCAATATCTGCTCCTTTTTGAGTTGTTTGAGAAACATAAAGACTATTTTTTCAGTGTATATCCATTcagattttgtgtatttttgatgtgCACTGTTCTCCAAGTTCTGAACCTtcgggaaaaaaaagtaaagcatttATGATCTCTTGAAATGAGTCAGATGTTAACTTATTTAATGGGGGATGTACATATATTCTCTGAAACTAGGATGCATGCAGTTGTGTCGAAAGTGTCCTTGGTGCCTTGTGTGATGTAGACAATGTTACAGGGTCTGCATGTAAATGGGTTGCCttactatggaaaaaaaaatcactccctgGGTTTAGTATGGCTGTATACTTCTGCCTATtaatatttggaatttttttttagaaagtatATTTTTGTATGCTCTGTTTTGTGACTTAAAAGTGTTACCTTTGTAGTCGAATTGCAGAATGTAAATGTTACTGGAGCTGACTTGTTTGGTTATTAGCTCTTAATAGTTGTGGAAATATAAATGATTTATTCTAACACAAAACCACTAACTAAAGTTCAGATAATGGTTTATGACTATAGTGTAAATAAATacttttcaacaatatttttgcTGCAGAAATTACTTATGAAAGGTTTACTGGGTGGGAATTAAACAGTACCCAGTGGATTTTAGTACTTTGAACAGAGCCAGGATCTCCAAGTTTTCTTTGTTAGCCTTTCAACACCAGCCCTGTTGCCCCAAAGCAATCTCCATTCATAATCAAACGCTAGCTTTCCGGGGATTTCCCCCATGCACTTGTGTAAAAGTGGGGAGGCGTTGTTTTGACTCATTGTTCCGTCCTCTATAACAGCCTATAGCTTCTCTCCGCTCCTGAGTGGGCCCCGGAAAATAAATACTTACAAACAAGTGCCCACTCGGAGACTACACATTTGTAGCTGCTTTCAGAACCCTGACCAGGGCCAGGAACTCAGACGAGATGTGGCTTTGTGGAAAGTGTGGTGGCGTGGTCAAGCTGGAAATGATTTTCAGGTTCCAGGATTAGTCTCATGACCACAGAAAACTTTTTGAAAAGCGCTATCACCACTTTAGATCAAAAATGCACTCAGACACTGCTGATGACAGCATTAATGAGTTGCCAAAGGAATTACCCCAGGACTCATTTCTCTCCAGCCTTGTCTCCCCTATTACACCTATTCAGAAGGATCATTACTCTGCCATATGTTTGGTGGGTCTAGAGACTATCAAAATACTCGGCTTTTTAGATGCTAGATATATACCAGCCTTAAGAAAATCTCAAGGAAAGACAATCTGaattttaaatagcaaatatGGTCCTCCATGGAACTGGGTAATAGTTAGCAAAAGAATACACTATAGAGATCATTTTACTGCAAGCCTTTTGTAGTGaccttaaaatataaattcagcCCCTCCAATAGTTAGCCATTTATTATACACATTGTCTTTGCGTTCTCTTTAATCTAAAATTGGGCCTAAATTATCATTTAAGTTCACTTCTGCTAGCTCCTTATAAAAGTGTAACATGTCAGAGTGCCCACTGTTTATCTACCTCATCGGAAAACCCTGTCATGTTTGTCCTTTGCCACTGTTAGACCCCCTCAGATATGGCTGATAATAGATATCCTGCATTTTAGAACAGCACACACAGAATACAGCTACCCTGGGAAACTACTTTTTGCCCTTACCAGCACTAGAATTTGAGAGCTAATTTGTGGAGGTAATTAGCccttttatttcctcccttcaAAGGATTTCAAAGATGTACAAATACCTCTATTAACTACTAAATAGAAGTTTCTAAACTTCAGTGTCAGATTGTTCTAGTGCCTGGTGCTATTCCATTAGATTCATTATTTCCTAGCTTGTCACCATGTTACCACCCTTGCTTAGCCAATTCtgttaaagaaatacatataaaacaatGCCACATTTTGATAGTTATGTTTTTAATAGTACTACCCTCCTAAAAGGTCATTATATTAAAATACAGGACATCTAAGTTTTATGTGATCTTTAACTGGCTTGCCAAATTTTAAGTTCAGAGCACTTTCAATTAAGGTAATGTAAACAATTGTTTAGAAAACAACAGACTAAAAGTCTCTTTTTTAAAGAAGTCATTTttgtaagaataaaatgaaatacatgaTGATAGTCAAATCGGTTATATAATCACTTTCACCTTGATGTGGGCTTGATTTAATGGCGTAACACACATACCACAAGGAACACACCTTGGCGTTTTTTTCAGAGTCAATCTTGTGGGTTTTACTACTTGATTTCAACATGTTAGGTCAATCTTTAATCAGATTTTACTCTGCTAGAAATATTCAGGGTACTTTTCACAGGTGTCTCATTTTTTACTTTGCTCAAAAATAAAGCATGTAAAGCTaagtcttctttcttttattcaatatgctatattaaatattattattgatATTTCATCTATTACTGGgaattcttattaaaaataaacttctggaGAGCAATTCTTTAAAGGTCATAATGCATTTGAGATGGTTCAGTGCACATTAAAACAGGTCCATTAAACTTAAATAAGGTTTCCAATTATTCATAAACCAGGCTATTTAATTTCAATATCCTATTGCTAATGAAACTAAGGCAAATTGGTATATATTAAAATGGCTGTAGTGATGTTTTAACAGTCCAGTACAAATGGGGGAGTGTGGAAAAGAACGGTATCATTACAAGTGCCTAAAATGCTGCCAATCCAAACTACAATTAAACaaattttacagaaaaaggaaagacaagaaaaatatcTAAGTCCAAAGAGTCCTTCGTGGACGAAAGTATTTGTTTTCTTGCACTAGCTTATTTTCCTTAGGTTAAATACAAaaggagttttttgttgttgttgcagcaAAATAGTATAATTACATGTTAAATAATTTCAGATGTGTTTTCAATCAGGCTGTTTCAAAGATCACTCTCAAGGAAATAAACTATTTTAAGTTTATATTATTACCTGGACTTTAGAAACTGCAGAAGACCCCCAGTTTTTTGTACAACATAATCTTACCATATAGACCATGAACctataaaagtaattaaaatgtaGACATCATAGCAAGTAATGTTTTCATTCTCCATTTTGCAATAATCAAATAAGATTTACCTCTAAACAATTTCAAACATGCCTTTATTGTCCATAAGTACACTGATTTTAATCCGGAAATGTAAAAATCCCTGGATCAGAAGATTCAGTATCTATATGGGGCTTAACAAATTATTTCCATCTTTGACGCTCATTGCACTGGAAGATCAGTGGTCAGCTTCTGTTTGTAACCTGAAGTTCTAAACTGAGAACAGGAGAGTTACAGGAGTGGCACTGCCCTCAAGTTAAGAGTTGAACAGCAATGGGCAGAGCCCTGAATTAAAGACATATTGCTTCTTTGTTCAACAGTAGACCTTGAGCACAAGACTCCAAGTCATTTGGAATAGATGAGTGATGAGAGTCCTCCTAAGATGCCTAGACAAAGCACCAACAAGGGGACAatgcaaaaggaataaaatgtgtGGGTTCTGGGAGAAATTAAGGGCCATTAGTGTAAAAGTTCACATAACCTACTCCTGCGGACAAACACATATTACATTAAAAATAGGTTCACCATTTTCATTGATAAACAGCAGTTGGTGTAAATTCAAGTCATGCAAATCaggcttaataaaaaaaaaatccccataaCGTAATAGGTAGATATTTAGAAGTATTAGACAATTTTTTTCATCCATGAGAGGCAATTATTGCATTTGTTATTCAACAGGAAAGTTAAGTGATTAGTATTATTGTGCTCATCAGTCTTTGTAAGCGAAGACAACTTTTCCCACAGTTGTTACTCGTTGCAGGAACATATGGAAACACAACAGCAGCACATCAAGTCATGTTTAAGTTTCTATAGAAAGGTGCAAGGCTATTCTGCACCACATTTTGCCTTTGTAATAAGAAT from the Vicugna pacos chromosome 11, VicPac4, whole genome shotgun sequence genome contains:
- the EGR2 gene encoding E3 SUMO-protein ligase EGR2 isoform X1; translated protein: MRVGLSEVPSCRWSARGPRDRPERRRSGLAHVLSDNIYPVEDLAATSVTIFPNAELGGPFDQMNGVAGDGMINIDMTGEKRSLDLPYHSSFAPVSAPRNQTFTYMGKFSIDPQYPGASCYPEGIINIVSAGILQGVTSPASTTASSSVTSASPNPLATGPLGVCTMSQTQPDLDHLYSPPPPPPYSGCAGDLYQDPSAFLSVATTSTSSSLAYPPPPSYPSPKPATDPGLFPMIPDYPGFFPSQCQRDLHGTAGPDRKPFPCPLDSLRVPPPLTPLSTIRNFTLGGPTAGATGPGASGGSEGPRLPGSSSAAAAAAAYNPHHLPLRPILRPRKYPNRPSKTPVHERPYPCPAEGCDRRFSRSDELTRHIRIHTGHKPFQCRICMRNFSRSDHLTTHIRTHTGEKPFACDYCGRKFARSDERKRHTKIHLRQKERKSSAPSSSMPAASTASCTGGAPAGGALCSSTSGTIGGGSLGPCSSRTRTP
- the EGR2 gene encoding E3 SUMO-protein ligase EGR2 isoform X2 → MNGVAGDGMINIDMTGEKRSLDLPYHSSFAPVSAPRNQTFTYMGKFSIDPQYPGASCYPEGIINIVSAGILQGVTSPASTTASSSVTSASPNPLATGPLGVCTMSQTQPDLDHLYSPPPPPPYSGCAGDLYQDPSAFLSVATTSTSSSLAYPPPPSYPSPKPATDPGLFPMIPDYPGFFPSQCQRDLHGTAGPDRKPFPCPLDSLRVPPPLTPLSTIRNFTLGGPTAGATGPGASGGSEGPRLPGSSSAAAAAAAYNPHHLPLRPILRPRKYPNRPSKTPVHERPYPCPAEGCDRRFSRSDELTRHIRIHTGHKPFQCRICMRNFSRSDHLTTHIRTHTGEKPFACDYCGRKFARSDERKRHTKIHLRQKERKSSAPSSSMPAASTASCTGGAPAGGALCSSTSGTIGGGSLGPCSSRTRTP